In Chloroflexota bacterium, one genomic interval encodes:
- a CDS encoding histidine phosphatase family protein, with amino-acid sequence MGRWHLVRHGRTSWNADGRLQGHSDTPLGEEGRRQVQRLAARLSGKRFTAIYASDLTRAFTTAEILSGGRIAPVPVRDLRETKHGVWEGLTFAEAQVKYPVEYARFMQSPDSGFAAPGGESILDVSRRVSVVMERIRSAHREEDDLLIVGHSGSVKVLAFALLGLPLAYYWRVRTEPASLSIINVQQGAATLELWNDTSHLEERHGE; translated from the coding sequence ATGGGTAGGTGGCACCTCGTCCGGCACGGGAGGACCTCGTGGAATGCCGATGGGCGATTGCAAGGACATTCCGACACACCCCTTGGCGAGGAGGGGCGGCGGCAGGTCCAGCGGCTCGCCGCGCGACTCAGCGGAAAGCGCTTCACGGCCATCTACGCCAGCGACCTGACGCGCGCCTTCACCACTGCCGAGATCCTTTCGGGCGGTCGTATCGCCCCTGTGCCGGTCCGGGACCTCCGCGAGACGAAGCACGGCGTCTGGGAGGGACTGACCTTCGCTGAGGCCCAGGTGAAGTACCCCGTTGAGTACGCGCGCTTCATGCAATCGCCCGATTCGGGCTTCGCGGCGCCTGGGGGCGAGAGCATTCTCGATGTGTCGCGCCGCGTTTCGGTGGTGATGGAGCGCATCCGCTCTGCACACCGGGAAGAGGACGATCTGCTCATCGTTGGGCACAGCGGCTCCGTGAAAGTGCTGGCCTTTGCGCTCCTGGGGTTGCCGCTGGCCTACTACTGGCGCGTGCGCACGGAGCCGGCGAGCCTCTCCATCATCAACGTGCAGCAGGGCGCGGCGACGCTTGAGCTGTGGAACGATACCTCGCACCTGGAGGAGCGCCATGGCGAGTGA
- a CDS encoding histidinol-phosphate aminotransferase family protein, with product MAQHGKAVVHGGLDVSELRAAGVDPREALDFSASLNPLGAPPGIRRAIARADITNYPDRRSTALVAALAAHLHVPEEQILPGNGSSEIIHLLAQAYLRPGDRFALFAPTFGEYEGACAAAGGRAVRIVAREADGFLWRAEEAVKAVRAARPKLVFLCNPNNPTGVLAGKGFVERVARALPSGSMLVLDEAYIAFAEGAWNALPLVKGGRVAVMRSMTKDYGIAGIRLGYLVAGPPVLARLRPRQPSWSVSGVAQEAGLYALTHGWHVARAKEEVRRAKAYLAGELKRLRLAYQPSSANFLLVKVGDASHIRAQLLKRGMLVRDCASFGLPAYIRIGIRRTADCRRLVAALREVVRHG from the coding sequence ATGGCGCAACACGGCAAAGCGGTTGTCCACGGCGGGCTTGATGTGAGCGAGCTGCGCGCGGCGGGCGTTGACCCGCGCGAAGCGCTGGACTTCAGCGCGAGCCTGAATCCCCTGGGCGCGCCCCCGGGGATACGGCGGGCCATCGCGAGGGCGGATATCACGAATTATCCGGACCGGCGTTCGACGGCGCTGGTCGCGGCGCTGGCGGCGCATCTTCACGTGCCGGAAGAGCAGATCCTCCCCGGCAATGGATCTTCAGAGATCATCCACCTGCTTGCGCAGGCCTACCTTCGCCCCGGGGACCGCTTCGCGCTTTTCGCGCCGACCTTCGGCGAATACGAGGGGGCGTGTGCTGCCGCCGGCGGCAGAGCAGTTCGCATCGTGGCGCGAGAGGCCGACGGATTTCTCTGGCGCGCTGAGGAGGCGGTGAAGGCGGTTCGCGCAGCGAGGCCGAAGCTCGTCTTTCTCTGCAATCCGAACAATCCGACTGGCGTGCTCGCGGGCAAAGGCTTTGTGGAGCGTGTCGCTCGCGCTCTGCCCTCTGGAAGTATGCTCGTTCTCGATGAAGCGTACATCGCCTTTGCAGAGGGAGCGTGGAACGCGCTCCCTCTGGTGAAGGGCGGACGTGTAGCCGTGATGCGCTCCATGACGAAGGACTATGGGATCGCCGGGATACGCCTCGGCTATCTGGTCGCTGGGCCGCCGGTGCTTGCACGATTGCGTCCGCGCCAGCCGAGCTGGAGCGTGAGCGGCGTCGCTCAGGAGGCAGGCCTCTATGCGTTGACGCATGGTTGGCATGTCGCGCGCGCCAAGGAAGAGGTACGCAGGGCGAAGGCCTATTTGGCGGGCGAGTTGAAGAGGCTTAGGCTTGCCTATCAGCCGTCCAGCGCTAACTTTTTGCTAGTAAAGGTTGGGGATGCAAGCCACATCCGGGCGCAGCTTCTCAAGAGAGGCATGCTGGTGCGCGATTGCGCGTCCTTCGGCCTGCCGGCATATATAAGGATAGGTATACGCCGCACGGCCGACTGCCGACGATTGGTCGCCGCGCTGAGGGAGGTCGTTCGCCATGGGTAG
- the cobD gene encoding cobalamin biosynthesis protein CobD has protein sequence MERWLWPGNVYLDAGLLGLALLLDLLLPEPPNAAHPVAWIGKGTAFCERRAPKHGKLRHLCYGLLMAIGLPLFVAVAVGAIAYGLRALSPIAYVLIGALLLRGVFTVRGLGRAGRQVERDLAAGNIACARESLRSLVSRETAQLSPSQAAGAAVESVAENTTDSFIAPWLAFGLLGLPGAFFYRAVNTLDSMIGYRGRYEWLGKASARLDDALNFIPARVSAMLLLAAGLLRRLDARRGWRIMRRDHALTASPNAGWTMGAAAGLLGVALEKQGHYLLGEGLREPSAGDIGRAVALCYAVGLLGAVAACGVTLARACAMA, from the coding sequence ATGGAGAGGTGGCTTTGGCCTGGAAATGTCTATCTAGATGCCGGTCTCCTCGGCCTGGCGTTGCTGCTCGATCTTCTCTTGCCGGAGCCTCCCAACGCCGCGCATCCGGTGGCATGGATCGGCAAGGGGACCGCCTTTTGTGAGCGGCGCGCGCCTAAACATGGGAAGCTGAGGCATCTCTGCTATGGCCTGTTGATGGCGATCGGCCTGCCGCTCTTTGTCGCCGTAGCCGTTGGCGCGATAGCCTACGGCCTGCGCGCGCTGAGCCCCATCGCCTACGTGCTCATCGGCGCGTTGCTGCTGCGCGGCGTCTTCACGGTGCGCGGCCTGGGGCGCGCGGGGCGGCAGGTGGAGCGGGACCTGGCCGCAGGCAACATCGCCTGCGCGCGCGAGAGTCTGCGAAGCCTTGTGAGCCGCGAGACAGCGCAGCTCTCTCCCTCCCAGGCGGCCGGCGCGGCTGTGGAGTCGGTGGCGGAGAATACGACGGATAGCTTCATCGCGCCGTGGCTTGCCTTCGGCCTCCTCGGCCTCCCCGGTGCCTTCTTCTACCGCGCGGTGAATACGCTCGATAGCATGATCGGCTACCGGGGGCGATACGAGTGGCTGGGAAAGGCCTCGGCGCGGCTCGATGATGCACTGAACTTCATCCCTGCGCGGGTGAGCGCGATGCTCCTCCTCGCCGCAGGCCTCTTGCGGCGGCTCGATGCGCGCCGCGGCTGGCGCATCATGCGGCGCGACCATGCGCTGACGGCGAGCCCGAATGCCGGGTGGACCATGGGTGCGGCGGCAGGGCTTTTGGGCGTGGCGCTGGAGAAGCAGGGTCACTATCTCCTGGGGGAAGGCCTTCGCGAGCCTAGCGCAGGCGACATCGGTCGCGCGGTCGCGCTGTGCTACGCTGTCGGCCTTCTCGGCGCGGTCGCCGCATGCGGCGTGACCCTGGCCCGCGCCTGCGCGATGGCATAG
- the cobS gene encoding adenosylcobinamide-GDP ribazoletransferase: protein MTHLRVAVSFLTILPVGPKQLPARLAPSVLYFPLVGLVLGCALWGLDTGLREVFPSGLSSAIVLVFLIAATRALHVDGFLDCCDALFGAHTRERRLEILRDPHVGAFAVIGGAALLLVQWSSLAALPDAVRPEVLLLMPCLSRLAIAVGIFRFPYARKEGLGAAFQLGKSWALIPAALVLPLAAGALLAGWAGLIFVAIAIGVAVLLGAWIARLLGGLTGDGYGAINEVTMVALLAAAAAFVERAPQLFDAPLAIG, encoded by the coding sequence ATGACGCACCTGCGAGTCGCCGTCAGCTTTCTGACGATCTTGCCCGTCGGGCCGAAGCAGCTTCCCGCGCGACTCGCGCCCTCAGTTCTCTATTTCCCTCTGGTGGGGCTCGTGCTCGGCTGTGCCCTTTGGGGCCTCGACACCGGCCTGCGCGAAGTCTTTCCTAGCGGCCTGTCGTCGGCGATCGTGCTTGTCTTCTTAATCGCCGCGACCCGCGCCTTGCACGTTGACGGTTTCCTGGATTGCTGCGATGCGCTCTTCGGCGCGCACACGCGCGAGCGACGCTTGGAGATCTTGCGCGATCCGCACGTGGGCGCCTTTGCCGTCATCGGCGGCGCGGCGTTGCTCCTGGTGCAATGGTCGTCGCTGGCGGCGCTGCCGGACGCGGTGCGGCCTGAGGTCTTGCTGCTCATGCCTTGTCTCTCGCGGCTGGCGATAGCCGTGGGGATCTTTCGATTCCCGTACGCGAGGAAAGAGGGACTCGGCGCAGCATTCCAGCTCGGGAAGAGCTGGGCGCTGATTCCCGCCGCGCTTGTCCTTCCCCTGGCGGCGGGCGCTCTCCTCGCGGGATGGGCCGGTCTGATCTTCGTCGCGATCGCAATAGGCGTTGCGGTGCTTCTCGGCGCGTGGATAGCGCGACTGCTCGGCGGGCTGACGGGCGATGGCTATGGCGCGATCAACGAAGTGACGATGGTTGCCTTGCTGGCGGCGGCAGCGGCCTTTGTGGAAAGGGCGCCGCAGCTCTTCGATGCGCCTTTGGCGATAGGGTGA
- the cobT gene encoding nicotinate-nucleotide--dimethylbenzimidazole phosphoribosyltransferase yields the protein MASGRARRAALPPRLAEEAAKIASLDIRAMASARARQARLTKPPGSLGLLEDVSIRLAGIFGEERPRIRRKTVIVAAGDHGVVAQGVTAYPQEITGQMVLNFLSGGAAVSVMAKHAGVRLVVVDAGIANDLPEHPWLRRVAIGKGTGDIARGPAMTRRQGEACLLAGIELAKRAVAEGADALGTGDMGIGNTTPSSAIASVMMGKAPTLTTGKGTGRSPQELRRKAKVVAKAIAVNRPDRRDALDVLAKVGGFEIGVLAGVVLGAAIAKRPVVLDGFISGAAALIACGVAPEAKGYCIASHRSAERGHRIVLRHLGLRPLLDLDMRLGEGTGAVLAMGIVEAAAACLREMATFAEAGVSNKAAP from the coding sequence ATGGCAAGCGGGCGCGCGAGGAGAGCGGCATTGCCGCCGCGCCTGGCGGAGGAGGCGGCGAAAATCGCGTCGCTCGATATCCGGGCGATGGCCTCGGCGCGGGCCAGGCAGGCCAGGCTTACGAAGCCGCCGGGGAGCCTGGGACTGCTGGAGGATGTCTCGATCCGGCTGGCGGGTATCTTCGGGGAAGAGCGGCCGCGTATTCGGCGGAAGACGGTGATCGTGGCCGCTGGCGACCACGGCGTTGTGGCGCAGGGCGTGACGGCCTACCCGCAGGAGATCACCGGGCAGATGGTGCTGAACTTTCTGTCCGGCGGCGCGGCCGTGAGCGTGATGGCGAAGCACGCGGGCGTGCGGCTCGTCGTCGTGGACGCGGGGATCGCGAACGACCTGCCGGAGCACCCGTGGCTGCGTCGCGTTGCCATCGGGAAGGGGACGGGCGATATCGCGCGCGGCCCGGCGATGACCCGCCGCCAGGGGGAGGCCTGTCTGCTGGCGGGCATCGAGCTAGCGAAGAGGGCAGTGGCCGAAGGGGCCGACGCGCTGGGCACGGGCGATATGGGCATCGGCAATACAACGCCATCGAGCGCGATCGCCTCGGTGATGATGGGGAAGGCGCCGACGCTCACAACGGGCAAGGGTACGGGGCGTTCGCCCCAGGAGCTGAGGCGCAAGGCGAAGGTTGTCGCGAAGGCGATCGCGGTGAACCGCCCGGACCGGAGGGATGCGCTCGATGTGCTGGCAAAGGTCGGCGGCTTCGAGATCGGCGTTCTGGCGGGCGTCGTCCTCGGCGCGGCGATCGCCAAGCGGCCCGTCGTCCTCGATGGCTTCATCTCGGGCGCGGCGGCGCTCATCGCCTGCGGCGTTGCGCCTGAGGCGAAGGGCTACTGCATCGCCTCGCACCGCTCCGCCGAGCGCGGGCATCGCATCGTGCTGCGGCACCTCGGCCTTCGGCCGCTGCTCGATCTCGATATGCGCCTCGGCGAAGGAACGGGCGCGGTGCTGGCGATGGGCATCGTGGAGGCGGCGGCCGCCTGCCTGCGTGAGATGGCGACCTTCGCAGAGGCGGGCGTGAGTAATAAGGCCGCGCCATGA
- the cobO gene encoding cob(I)yrinic acid a,c-diamide adenosyltransferase: MSETTRDPWKSPEEQVTAPRVRKGLVIVNTGDGKGKTTAALGVLMRAWGRKMRVRMFQFIKHTGAQYGEQRAAKQMGVTIEAYGDGFTWLSKDKERTQALAVDQWQRCKEAILKGEEDIIILDEFTYPMHFGWIAMSEVLDVLRRRPPALHVIITGRRAPQELIDFADLVTEMKMLKHPYRDQGIKAQQGIEF; the protein is encoded by the coding sequence TTGAGCGAGACGACGCGCGACCCGTGGAAATCGCCCGAGGAGCAGGTGACAGCGCCGCGCGTGCGCAAGGGCCTGGTCATCGTGAACACGGGCGACGGCAAGGGGAAGACGACGGCGGCCCTGGGCGTGCTGATGCGCGCCTGGGGGAGGAAGATGCGCGTGCGGATGTTCCAGTTCATCAAGCACACCGGGGCGCAGTACGGCGAGCAGCGCGCCGCAAAGCAGATGGGCGTCACCATCGAGGCGTACGGCGACGGCTTCACCTGGCTTTCCAAAGACAAAGAGCGGACACAGGCCCTCGCGGTGGACCAGTGGCAGCGGTGCAAGGAAGCGATCCTCAAGGGCGAGGAAGACATCATCATCCTGGATGAGTTCACGTACCCGATGCACTTCGGCTGGATCGCCATGAGCGAGGTGCTGGACGTCCTGCGTCGCCGCCCACCCGCGCTGCACGTCATCATCACCGGGCGCCGTGCGCCCCAGGAGCTGATTGACTTCGCCGACCTGGTGACAGAGATGAAAATGCTGAAGCACCCCTATCGCGACCAGGGGATCAAGGCCCAGCAGGGGATCGAGTTCTGA
- a CDS encoding ABC transporter ATP-binding protein, whose product MAVRFRREGVSAIQQTGAVKPCPVVRQAGGASGEAALAVESLVYEVDGARLLHGVSLEARRGELLGLVGPNGAGKSTLLRAMSGLARRTSGEISIAGQAIESLAPARMARAVAYVAQGAPSTFGFTGLEVVMMGRYARMGRFAAEGERDRRKAQEAMARTGTEQFANRIVATLSGGERQRVFLARALAQEAPILILDEPTANLDVQHQLHVLELATGLAREGMTVIAAIHDLPLAARFCHRLVLLHRGRILADGPPEMVLTPANIEASFGVRSVTYPDPLTGALTLSLLDPATAAEPIGKGMRVHLICGGGSGARLMYELQRAGFAVTACVLGSGDTDRRAADILGIRYVPSPAFGGISDEAHKAHQELMAGAAAVVICETPFGANNLRNLEAAPRDSKLIVVEAGSFERRDFTGGAATRIYEALSPAARCATFAEVPGALARSMAP is encoded by the coding sequence CTGGCCGTCCGATTTCGCAGGGAAGGAGTTTCCGCCATTCAGCAGACCGGCGCAGTAAAGCCCTGCCCCGTGGTGCGCCAGGCCGGAGGCGCATCCGGCGAAGCGGCGCTTGCCGTCGAAAGCCTCGTCTACGAGGTGGACGGCGCGCGTCTTCTGCACGGCGTCAGCCTGGAGGCGCGGCGCGGAGAGCTTCTGGGCCTTGTGGGCCCCAACGGCGCGGGGAAGTCCACGCTGCTCAGGGCGATGAGCGGCCTGGCGCGGCGCACATCGGGGGAGATTTCGATAGCGGGGCAGGCGATCGAGTCGCTCGCTCCGGCGCGCATGGCGCGAGCGGTAGCCTACGTGGCCCAGGGCGCGCCGAGCACCTTCGGCTTCACGGGGCTTGAGGTGGTGATGATGGGCCGCTACGCGCGCATGGGGCGCTTCGCGGCGGAGGGCGAGCGCGATAGGCGCAAGGCGCAGGAGGCGATGGCGCGCACGGGGACGGAGCAGTTCGCGAACCGCATCGTGGCGACGCTGAGCGGCGGCGAACGGCAGCGCGTCTTCCTGGCGCGCGCATTGGCGCAGGAGGCGCCGATCCTCATCCTCGATGAGCCGACGGCGAACCTGGACGTCCAGCACCAGCTCCACGTGCTGGAGCTGGCGACGGGCCTGGCGCGCGAGGGGATGACGGTCATCGCCGCGATTCACGATCTGCCGCTGGCGGCGCGCTTCTGCCACCGCCTCGTCCTCTTGCACAGGGGGCGCATCCTGGCCGATGGACCTCCGGAGATGGTGCTGACGCCTGCGAATATCGAAGCATCCTTCGGCGTGCGGTCGGTCACCTACCCCGATCCGCTGACGGGCGCGCTGACCCTGAGCCTCCTTGACCCGGCAACGGCGGCGGAGCCGATCGGGAAGGGGATGCGGGTGCATCTTATCTGCGGCGGCGGCTCCGGCGCGCGCCTGATGTACGAGCTGCAGCGCGCGGGCTTCGCCGTGACGGCGTGCGTCCTCGGCTCAGGGGACACGGACCGGCGCGCCGCCGACATCTTGGGCATCCGCTATGTGCCCTCGCCGGCCTTCGGCGGCATCAGCGATGAGGCGCACAAGGCGCATCAGGAGCTGATGGCGGGCGCGGCGGCCGTCGTCATCTGTGAGACGCCCTTCGGCGCGAACAACCTGCGTAACCTCGAGGCGGCACCGCGGGATTCGAAGCTTATCGTGGTGGAGGCGGGCTCTTTCGAGCGGCGCGACTTCACTGGCGGCGCCGCAACGCGCATCTACGAGGCGCTTTCGCCCGCGGCGCGCTGCGCGACGTTCGCGGAGGTGCCGGGAGCGCTGGCACGGAGCATGGCGCCTTGA